In one window of Onychomys torridus chromosome 5, mOncTor1.1, whole genome shotgun sequence DNA:
- the Slc28a3 gene encoding solute carrier family 28 member 3 has product MSRSEQGKNSKASGSQMSLELRPTAPGNQGHSNAAFQDEDFKEQDTPGNSTVRSRVVPSGEQGNTKQDDRQITIEQESVGNRDDLEDDDQDEHQKGCLERKYDIICEICRKHRIILRRIIGGILLTGFLALLIAACVLNFHRALPLFVITMVTIFFVIWDHLMAKYEQRIEEFLSPGRRLLDRHWFWLKWVMWSSLILVVIFWLILDTAKLGKQNLVSFGGLIMYIMLLFLFSKHPTRVYWRPVIWGIGLQFLLGLLILRTKPGFIAFDFLGKQVQTFLGYTDTGAMFVFGEKYTDHFFAFKVLPIVVFFSTVMSVLYYVGLMQWIIRKVGWLMLVTMGSSPIESVVAAGNIFVGQTESPLLVQPYLPHVTRSELHAIMTAGFATIAGSVLGAYISFGVSATHLLTASVMSAPASLAVAKLFWPETEKPKVTLKNAMKIQSGDSRNFLEAATQGASSSIPLVANIAVNLIAFLALLSFVNSALSWFGNMFDYPQFSFEFLCSYIFMPFSFMMGVDWQDSFMVAKLIGYKTFFNEFVAYDHLSKWINLRKAAGPKFVNGVQQYMSIRSETIATYALCGFANFGSLGIVIGGLTSIAPSRKRDIASGALRALIAGTTACFMTACIAGILSSTPVDINCHHILENTSLLSNTTEVVSCCQSLLNSTVAKGPNEVIPGGNFSVYAVKNCCELLKPSTLNCSWVPNAP; this is encoded by the exons GATGACAGGCAGATCACGATTGAGCAAGAGTCTGTAGGAAACCGAGATGACCTGGAGGATGATGACCAGGATGAGCATCAAAAAGG GTGTTTGGAAAGAAAGTATGATATCATTTGTGAGATTTGTAGAAAGCACAGAATCATTCTTCGGCGCATCATTGGGGGCATTTTATTGACTG GTTTCCTGGCTTTGTTGATTGCAGCCTGTGTACTGAACTTCCACAGAGCCCTTCCTCTTTTTGTGATCACCATGGTTACCATCTTCTTTGTTATCTGGGATCACTTGATGGCCAAATATGAGCAGCGAATTGAAGAGTTCTTGTCTCCAGGCAGAAGGCTTCTCGACAGACATTGGTTCTGGTTGAAATG GGTGATGTGGAGCTCATTGATCCTGGTGGTTATTTTCTGGCTGATCCTTGACACTGCCAAATTGGGCAAACAGAATCTGGTATCCTTTGGTGGACTCATAATGTACATTatgctgttgtttctgttttccaagCATCCAACCAGA GTTTACTGGAGGCCTGTTATCTGGGGAATTGGATTACAGTTTCTTCTTGGGCTCTTAATTCTAAGGACTAAGCCTGGATTTATTGCTTTTGATTTCCTGGGAAAACAAGTTCAG ACTTTCCTGGGGTACACTGATACTGGAGCTATGTTTGTCTTCGGTGAGAAGTATACAGACCACTTCTTCGCATTTAAG GTCCTACCAATCGTGGTTTTCTTCAGCACCGTGATGTCTGTGCTCTACTATGTGGGGCTGATGCAATGGATCATCAGAAAG gttggaTGGTTAATGCTTGTCACTATGGGGTCATCTCCCATTGAGTCTGTAGTTGCTGCTGGCAACATATTTGTTGGGCAA ACAGAATCTCCACTACTGGTCCAACCATATTTACCACATGTCACCAGGTCAGAACTCCATGCCATTATGACAGCTGGCTTTGCTACGATCGCTGGAAGCGTATTGGGCGCCTACATCTCTTTTGGG GTGTCAGCCACACACTTGCTAACCGCCTCCGTCATGTCGGCGCCGGCATCCCTGGCTGTGGCCAAACTCTTCTGGCCTGAAACAGAAAAACCCAAAGTAACCCTCAAGAATGCCATGAAAATTCAAAGTGG TGATTCAAGAAATTTCCTGGAGGCGGCAACACAGGGTGCATCCTCGTCCATTCCCCTGGTAGCAAACATTGCTGTGAATCTGATCGCCTTCCTGGCCTTATTATCTTTTGTGAACTCGGCTCTGTCCTGGTTTGGAAACATGTTCGACTACCCACAGTTCAGTTTTGAG TTCCTTTGTTCCTACATCTTCATGCCCTTTTCCTTCATGATGGGAGTCGACTGGCAAGACAGCTTTATGGTCGCCAAACTCATAGGTTACAAGACATTCTTCAATGAATTTGTGGCTTATGACCACCTCTCAAAATGGATCAATTTGAGGAAAGCAGCTGGACCCAAATTTGTGAATGGCGTGCAGCAATATATGTCG ATTCGTTCGGAGACCATTGCGACTTATGCCCTCTGTGGTTTTGCCAATTTTGGTTCCCTAGGAATAGTGATCGGCGGACTTA cATCCATAGCTCCATCCAGAAAGCGTGACATTGCCTCTGGAGCACTGAGAGCCCTGATTGCAGGGACCACTGCCTGCTTTATGACAGCCTGTATTGCGG GCATACTCTCTAGCACCCCTGTAGATATCAACTGCCATCACATTTTAGAGAACACCAGTTTACTCAGCAACACAACGGAAGTGGTGTCTTGTTGCCAAAGTCTGTTGAACAG CACTGTTGCCAAGGGACCAAATGAGGTCATCCCAGGAGGGAACTTCAGCGTCTATGCTGTGAAGAATTGCTGTGAGTTGCTGAAACCATCAACACTGAACTGCAGTTGGGTCCCTAATGCCCCATGA